A segment of the Corylus avellana chromosome ca2, CavTom2PMs-1.0 genome:
GAGGAAAACTTTGAAGAACTTTGGGCTGTCCTCAGAGAAAGGGAGCTTCACCATTCTTGTTTCGGTTGTCAACGGTTGGAAATTGGttacagagaaagagaaagttttGAAGATGGTGTGTAAGCttcagagagacagagagagagagagactgttATTGATTTCACCCAACATATAAGGTTGTTTTCTGTGTCTTTTTTTCTacttagtttttgttttttttaatatatatatatatatatattataatcaaaTGGCATTCGTGTCGAGTAGATAGCGCCAGAGGATGATTTGTCAAATGGCATATCTTGTCATTCCTGACAAGATATTGGAGTTAGATAGCGTCAAATGGCATTCCTGACAAATCAGCTTTTACATAGTAGGATgatttgtcttttgttttgatAGACAAAAGAAAAGTCTAACAAAGCAGAAGACAGGACTCTGATGAATGAAGCAGACAAAACTCTGCTCTCCTCTTTTTCCTCAacatggaaattttttttttttttttttttctttcttctcttttctttttcgtcaGCAAGGTTGCTGAGattttgaaagaacaaaaagTTTTTGTTCTACTTCCCCTTTTTACCTTTCATTCATCGTGCAGTctcaccaaaattatttttttgttatttttgtgtgataatttaattaaaatagcctaaattttcatttcactattttaaccccaaaaaaaaaaaaaaaattagtgaggTAAACAACTcactaaatttaaaaattactattcaataactatttcttttttttccttttttttttttttttttatgacagaCCCTATGCTGAAAAACTGAACCATAGTATTCTGATCAACCTCGTCAAGTGTAAAACCATGTCCTCAATCGACAACCCCGgacgaagaaaaagaaacacaaaacaaaagcgagaaaaaaaaaataaggcaaggGAAGCTGGTCTTAATTTGTGGGTTTAAGAGGATgttcacattatatatatatatatataatgtgatgggataattttttaatttgagttaaATGATGATTGAGATACCACCATTTTGGGCAATATATTGTGAGGTATTTTATATGGTATTTATttatccaaataaattttgagttatttaaaCCAATAAATCTTAAGTGAGAAAGTCAATTTAGACAACAAATTGCTAAAAATTCTGATCGCTTATTAAATTACTATCTTATCTTAAGTTTTAGCTCCTATTAtcttaacttaaacttttaagtttaattaagtctcctttctttttctttttttctttttacatgtcGGCACAATGAGAGGGGTTTCGAACTAATTAAGTCACTTATTAAGTAAAAGTTTGAGATCTTGTGAGAgcgttaaaatattaattagattattaatgattaaatttaattactatttcCTATTGACTTAGACTTTTGAGGTAAATAGTGATTCAAAAGTGGTTGACACgtgaacaaaaaaacaaaaaacaaaaaagtggtTGACACCCTCACAAACCACCCCTccccaaacaaatattttttctaaaaatagtAACTGCATgatttttaataaagtttttataACTTTGTTCTCACGatttaaaatgtaattaacacatatttttacaaactaagttaattaaataaattcttTATCCaacttaagtaaaaaaataaaataaaaaaaaaaggatttccCAAAGTTGTCACCTCCATGTGGTCGCCTCAACCCCTTTGGAGGGGATGGATAAGAGATAGGATTAGGGTACGAAGGGTGACTCAATTTTCtatcaaaattcattttatatgcgaaaaaaaaaaaatgtaacatatatatatatatatatatatatacttaaaagatatataaaaagtggGAATAAAAGTTAAAcagtgtttttttcttttgcactttaaatttactattttattcttactttttattcattatgatttagttagataagactatttttgtctttttgacatttctttataTTGCGAAACTACTAATTTACCCCTCTTAAATCTAATGAATGTAAAAGTTGTCGAGatgtttttgtcttttacatttaaattaccattttgtcCTCTAAATATGTAAAGAGTCAAACTTTTTTAGAGagattttttggtcttttacgAATGAAGGTTTTCATTGAAACAGAGTGTGAGAATCGGAGAGATTAATGGAGTGAGAAAAACAGAGATCGGAGAAGAGGGAGTGTGACAAGGTGAGAGGCAGAGCGTGCATCGGTATGGCTCACCATCTCCAATCAACTGAATTTTTGCCCGAATTTTCAGGATCCCTTCGTATCCAATCATTCCTTTTCAACAATTCCCGAATTTTCAGACAAAAAATCGGGTGTCAGGAAAAAGGTTGCAACACCCTTTTGTGAGGGGCTCTCTCTGACTCTCATCTCCATCTTCACCATGGAAGCAAGAGCTTCTAGGGCCTCAACCACAACTCTCCTCTcttcaaattttcttccaaaaaaccACTGCCACCTCTGCATTCTCAGAAAATCAGAACAAAGGCGTGGAGACCAAAGACAAAGAGCTCATTACGTGAAGcttaaaaatggaaacaaaattttgtctttcaaaATAGCAGCAGATGCGTGAGATGTGAAAGAGacacaaacaaaagaatttgGCCTTTGCTGAAACGTGGACAGTAAAAGCAACAAAGAAGGAGAGTTCTTAGTCTCATGTGGGGGGACTAACTAGAGGAAAAGAATACCAGCTTTAAAGAGCTGGTGCTCCACGTCAAGAGCGAAGCTGAATTTTTACTAGAGCCAAAGTTTTGCCCATTCGACCAGTAGCACTATTTTCTTtccttagtttttattttccttttgttgtactcaatgtttagcattttgatcatggaatttattttcatgACTATGAGTGACTAATCTTTTTAGCTAGCGCTATGTGTGaaacttaatatttttattatgtgttatTGAAACTGTGTTTAATGTTCTTCATAGATTAATGAATGGATGTTTGGAATGATTTTAATTTGAGAACGATTCTATGTTGACAAGTTGTTTTTGAttcattatctttttttgtttatatcaaatgcttactttttgtttgaatttataGTGAAAATTGAATACACCCTTTgcttttgtttataattttgtaGATGGTGCCTTTTGTAGACCAGTGGTTCATTATATAGTGTATTGATTTGCTTTATCTTGGCCTTTAAAGCTGCTGATTTCTTAGGTAAGTTTCTCTATTAAATTTGGTCGATACATTTGATGTAGGTGATATTCTCAATGTcttgtgttgaaatatatataaaaatataaaatactaaaatataaaagagaaagaaaagatagcGGAAGCAGAGAGAGATGTATGAGCTACATcttgtgttgaaatatatataaaaatataaaatactaaaatataaaagagaaagaaaagatagcGGAAGCAGAGAGAGATGTAtgagctacatcttgtatattcaccgTATagtatcaatcaatattacaactctctatttatagagagacaatgagtagtgaccaagaaactcaaattaaagcctaaaatacataaggaaaagaaataaaccctacattacaaattaaataacagaaatataaaatattctataaaaggaaataatatattctaacatccccctcaaactcaaggtgtaagcttgagtttggaaaagagaataaattgaaggcaTCTGAAGTCAATGGTTGGATCAATACAATGCCGGCGataaaggctgaaagtgacggccaGAGAAATACCGGAGACCAGAGACAAGCTGCTAAAAGAATCCAGTTAAGGggccgcaactgacaatgacggtcgaagaacgaaaactagtcattaaatctcttgaagggccaaaccacattgtgccagggttcgccaataacaaagacgagaaaggctgaaagtgacggctggagaaataccggagaacggagacaagccactaaaagaatccggtgaaggcccaagccgcaactgacaatgaggccggagaacgaaaactagccgttaaaattCCCATGAAGGGCCAAAAccgcattgtgccaagattcgccaatgaataaagccgtggatcacaacaaaattaagagatcatcagaagagaatgttagaaaacaccatagaaacgtcataagacttttattgaaagccacagaaacagaaacgctgctctgataccatgttgaaatatatataaaaatataaaatactaaaatataaaagagaaagaaaagatagcGGAAGCAAAGAGAGatgtatgggctacatcttgtatattcaccgTATagtatcaatcaatattacaactctctatttatagatagacaatgagtagtgaccaaaaaactcaaattaaagcctaaaatacattaaaaaaaaaaagaaataaatcctacattacaaattaaataacaaaaatataaaatattctataaaaggaaataatatattctaacatcttgAATAAGCTAAATGGTGAATTTGAACCAAAAAGAGAGTTGATAGCATTGCTTTATTCGATTGTACTAGAGCCTTCATAACTGCATTAGCACCTGACTTGCCTATTATGGTTGTTGGGCACTTTTTGTTTGGCATAGGATTTGACTGGTACTAcgcatcatattttttttaatcttaaagcTATATAAAAAGTAGCTTCTTTAGCTTCCTCTTTGTCGAGGAAATAGTATTTTTCGACTTGATATattgcattttcattttatgGTGCAAAAGAAATGCATAGAAATGCCTCAAGTCTCCACTTTAAAATTGGTTAAGAGCATTCTCTTTCCAAAGACCACAGTAGAGATTCTACTACTAATTTGGGTTTACTTCTCTGCATTGTAGACgatcaaaatgaaaagataatCTTATGCCTACTAATAAATGAAGCTTCTTTATGATtggatatttttatataaacttCAATATTTCCTGTTTCTCCATGTTAATTTTCATCATTTAGGTTCTTCCTTGTTTAGTTTTAATGGATGCATGTCTGTTTCTATTTGCAGCATTGAGATGAGATGATTGagaattaatatttaaataatttgatagATAAAGACCAAACCATATTACCCAAAGTAGAAAGtcatataagattttttttaagggttaaatattaaatacccTATGgggtttcattactttattttttccccctaagGTTTGATTTTTCTCAGAGAAGGTCCAcgtggttttgataataaaccaaattagtcattctgtcagttgacttaacggaaatccacgtggaccaatcaaatgttgacacgtggcacgcacttaaattttttttaattttttttttaatttaaaaaaaaaatgtttcttttttaaaaaaaaaacagataaaaatcggccacccccttggccatttgggggaggctcggccaccccctttggccatgggggtggccatctggccggatgagccacccccttggctccaaaggggtggtcgaaaccacccccagtacccactgggggtggtcgagccatcCCCAATACCCActaggggtggttttggccacccccatccggccaaatgcttagccacccccaatattttttttttattattatttttttaaaataaatacatttaaaaaaaaattaaataagtgccacgtatcaacatttgattggtccacgtgaatttccgttaagtcaaatatcggtcaactgacagaaggactaatttgatctattatcaaaactacagaaacctcttgtgataaaaatcaaaccctagggaggaaaaaataaaataatgaaaccCCATgagggtatttagtatttaaccatttttttaatctaaatttagtcgcatatgagtatttgccaAGTATTAGTTACTTgacacatgaaaaaaaaaaaaaaacatttttaattgtaAACTTACTATGTTTTATTTGTCTTATAGATCTTTTATAtaagtttctcttttttcagCATGACTTCATTTGTGGGAAGAAGTTTATAGAGAAATTGAGGAAGTAATTCCCCAATTCTTGAGTTTTATTTTATGCTTACAAATTCCACTTTCTAATgttgttattttcaaaaaaaaaaataaaaaattgtgcaGTGAAATTGGCAGTAATAATTAGTTCATTATAAATTATATCGTCATCCCATACTGTGAATCAAACACATGCCTTGAAACTTAAGGAGGCTAGAGCAATGCCCATacattatttctctctcccttttttaaaaaaaattaaaaaaaaaaattaatcgatttatttatatagctataataaaaaaatgcttttagctTGCTattcctctttcattttttgcTTCAAGCTCTGTTTCCTATCTATTCATTTTGTTCGTTTGCTAATATGGGTCTTTATCAAGAATGGTTATCTGCTTGTCAACTAAAGCTATCTAACAATCTATTAGCAAAATTTATATGTAACTTTCAGATTTTGAAGTTGAAACTAAAAAAAGGTAATTGATCTAAGTGTTAGTTTTTTATAGTAGCCTGAAAAAAGGTAATTTGAACCCATTGGCGTGGCTGGTAATTTTCAACTAATGACAAAAGCTACTATTTCCAATGATTATTGTAGAATTTAACAATATGATTCGACattggtattttatttttttgtattgttttttttttttcttttgttttggtggGTAACATGATGAAATTATATTAGGCCGAGACTCGAGAGTTCATTTGGGGATTGAGCAACAAGGTGGTGGCTGATCTCGGTTGTAGCTTTGTATATTAGGTGTTCCAACaacttttttgggtttaaagTATCATGTATTCGCTATATGCTGAACATGCATATAGAATTGAATTACGAACAATGTATGCGGGTTTTGAAAAGGAAGCACATCACacacataaaaagaaatgtGACTAATGTGTGAGACTAAGTGTCAGAGAATACTCAAAATTCAGGtgcaaaatttaataaattaactcAACCAAACTAAGTGTTAATTTTGATGAAGTTAATTATTGAGTTTTTCCTATTAATCCAAGCAAGTCATTTGTATTTACATTTATGTTACAATAATGTCAATGTGCATGTACTCTTTGAtgctaaaataaattttcattcagAACTGTTACTTGACTTTTTGTTATCTTGGCGTATTGCAGAAGGAGAAGGAACACGTTGAGAGTTTTGCTCCTAAGGttagatttgaattttgatggcgttgatgagaattttgaatttttagcctaattttaaagtctaatgcTTTTTGAGGTTTGTTTTGCTGTggggaaatgaaagaaaagaaagcaaaggaaataagagaaagaaaatatgtcCCACCCTCACTATgtaaccatttattttctatttcctttAAGCATGGGTATAATTTATTACGTGTTTGTCTGTATATCTTTCTGGTTGACATGGAGTAAATTGTAAATCAAAgacctttgagtttattttgataccacatggagtaaattgtaaatcaggtaaaccacaatgactaattttgcattttttttttccttatataaatGAGATTCCCATTACTTAGCGGATACAATCAAATTTAGAAATTTCTAGAAATGATAtaatttgaattatttaattgaaaaaattaggggaaacttcagtttggctccctgaacttccagccaatttgaCAAAGACCCCCTCAACTTTCAAAtatctcactttggacccttaaactttcaatttctatcattgtagacccctctgttagtttctaacgttaaactcaaacggtttgactttttatgcccattataccttTACGTTAAAACTACACAATTTTAGGCCCCAAACTTCAGCacccacccagcccaaaacgacattattttgggcattaaattattattattatttaaaaaaaaaacgcaaatattaaaaaagaaaaaaaaaaactaagaaaaatcGAGGTGactccagccacccccatggccggtctgggggtggttcaaccacccccaaaaggctagaaaaagaaagaaagaaagaaaaaaacaaaatggctTTGGGGCTTTTGGCAAGGGcctgggggtggtccggccacccccaaaagcccaaacccatcccaaaaccttttttttttttttttggccttttgaggTGGCCGGACCATgagggtggttcgaccacccccaaaccggccatCGGGGAGGCTCTTGCCatccccttggccaaaaatggggtggtccggccacctcaTTTTGGTCAAGGGGTGGCTGGGACCACCCcgatttttcttaattttttttattaatattttgcctttttcttttaaaggaaaaaaaaaaatcaattttaatgccaaaaacgacaccgttttggatttgggtgttttttttgaaatttttttttaatattttgcattttctttttcttttttttcttaagaaaaaataataattttaatgcctaaaacggTGTCATTTTGGGCTGGGGGTGGGAGCtgtagttttgagtgttttcaaaatttcaagtggACTGGGTGGGAGAATAAttggcataaaaagtcaaactgtttgagtttaatgttgaaaactaacagagtggtccaaagtgagagaaaatcaaagtttaagggtccaaagtgaaaaatttaaaagttgagAGAGACTTTGTTAAATTGTCTAAAAGTTCATAAGattaaggggaaactttactaaggacccccaaacttccgcccgttttgaaatacctctcctaaacttcaaaatttctcaatttagtcccctgaactttcaattgctttcaatttggacccctccgtcaaattttaaacgtcacatgacgtttatacccctgacttttgtataaaattccaacttctaaaacattttttttattttttaaaaaataaaaatcaggaatattttggtcttttttttttttaatttttaacggctaaaattaaaggaagggtccaaattgagagcaattgaaagttaaggggactaaattgagagattttaaagtttaaggaaGGTATTTCAAAACAGGTAAAAATTTAGGAGTCCGTAGTGAAGTTTTCCCGAAGATtaaagttttccaaaaaaaattactataaatttttaattttttgatagcTTACAACGAGCTTGCGGTGATTTGAACCGTCTGATACGGTGATGACGATGACGTGGGAAGTGTGAGGAAATCTTGTTTTGGGTAATGGTCCGAATCAGACCGAATCAAAGCGTCAGATCCCAATATATTCAGCAGATACGTTTGAGAACATCTACTTGTGTAAATTAATAGTAAAAGGGTATTtaagtattttaaaattaattattgtatatttaattcctgattttttttaattttatttttaattgataccctcttttttgtctttttcgaTGGTCTTGTAGAAAAATGATAGATAATATGATAACATGTTCGTTTTTAATCAAATGAGATATAGTTGTAAAGTTCGAGAtcggctttttattttttgagggaattttttttattgagtaCTATAATGTAACGTAAAAGTAAAActaattttgaacattttattcatgtttttatttcaaaaatgtaaaacaagaaaaaaacatattttattaaattgatatatttcaTTTGAGAACCTTAAGCTCATAATAAAGCCTTTGACGGCGACTAGCTTCTCTGACCAGGCTGCCCTCTCTGCCCGCCTTGTGTGTCTGAGGGACCAGGATCCCCTCCACTTGAGGGGGAAAATGAGAATCttattttctctaattttagACCTTACATGAATTTAAGAGTTTAAAATATTCTAATCTCAAAACTCAAACATAAATACAATCACACAGAATTTTAtactaaatttaaattaaaaattaattaatttaaaaacaaaatgaaaaaaaccaAGGGGCGGTTCCGCCCAAAGCCgcccatttgggggtggcctcgCGTCACCCCAAATGGGCTTCTGGAGGTGGTGCGCCACCCCCAGATCTGTTGGGGGAGGCCGcacggccaccccatgggcttCTGGGGGTGGCGCAAGGCCACTtcttggccatggggtggccgcacagccacccccatggcctagggcTGGCCTCACGGCACCGCTAGCCATCATGGCATGGCCGGCAGCGGCGGCGAGCCGCCCCATGGGTAGCTTCTCctccaattatttttttttaaaaaaaaaaacaaataaataaatgtttttattatttataatcagATGTGTTGagtttattttttagttttgtattccTAAATGTTTTTAGATCCTTGAATGCTTTGAATGGCTAAgatctcaaaaaatgagattctccaattactcacaattggagaggatcctgatCCGTGTCGGAGAAGGTGTTCGGCAAACCTCTCAACACTATTCACCAACCCACGATACTGTAGCTTAGAAGGGGTGCCGAAGTTGAAAAAAAGCAGGCTACTGCTGGCTGACAAAAGAAGATTTCAAACTTAAAATTGTCGATAATTTCTATTTTGCCCCTTAAAATTGTCAATAATTCCGATTTCATTGGTTTTCTATTTTGCCATATGAGTATATTTGTCTTTTACTATCGGGTTTTTCCATACACACATGCTACAGGTGTGCAACAGCATAGACTCCTTCAGTCGAGAAACAGTGCCGTAGATCTTGAGAAAGTGCTGTCATTTGCTAAACAAAGCCTGAGATATCTTAAGCTCGCGTCGTTTTCTGCTGCCCGGCCAGATCAGATAAAGTCGGGCAGAGTCGTAGGCTTAAAGTAGTTATCGGTCTTCGCAGAGTCTCGCGCGGTCAGGTACCGTATGTCTGAACCATCTCCCCCAATTGTCGGTCTTTGTACCGTATGGCTGTACCATCCCCCAGTTGTCGGTCTTCGCAGAGTCTCGCGCTCCGGACAGCTGTACCATCCCccaataacaattaaaaaaaatcaagaaacacgtaaaaagcaaaaaaaaaaaaaaaggggttcaAAGCAGCTGATACACTTCCCTATGCGTTTAATTCCCACACCCACAGTAAACCCCCCAACATGGTACCGATGCGTTGCGCGTGTCCTCCATCTGAGCCGTTAAACTCCCTCCTTCATGCCTTCCAGCTATCGCTTCCTCTGCCCAAGAACCATTGATCCGCTTCCTCTGCCCCTGGTAACCAGAGACTCAGACCCCTCCACCAACTGAAACCCCAAAAGATGCAGAAACCGAATGAAGAACAGGACATTGATGGGAGCCGCAAATGCTTGGGAAACTTCTCCGATGAGATTCTTGTACACATCCTTTCCTTTCTTCCAACAACAGATGCCGTTCGGACAAGCGTACTCTCTAGAAAGTGGGAATACCTTTGGACTTCTATTCCTAATCTGGATTTTGCGAGTAGCCCTGCAAATAGAAGtcttttgatgaattttgtgGAAAGGGCGCTTTGTCTTCGTGATTCATCCATGAAacgattctctctctcttgtgatGGGCTTGTTGATGCTTCTCGCGTTCATTCGTGGGTCACTACGGCCATCAAGAGGTGTGATGTTCAGGAGTTGCATATTAAGCTTAGAGAAGTTGAGGGCTTTGTTGGACTTCCTTATTGCTTGTTTACTTGTAAGTCACTCAAAAGCTTGTCCCTTGATATGTTATATGTCAAGCTTCCGAATATAATTTGTTTCTCATGTCTAAAGATTTTGAGCATACAAAGGGTTACATTTTCGAATGAGTCCTTGACCCAGAAGCTTTTTGATGGTCTGCCAGTTCTTGAGGAGCTGAAATTAGAAAATTGCAGCTGGGGGGATCTCAAGTTTGTGTCTATTTCTGCTCCCAAGCTACATTCACTGCGCATATTTGAAAACGATATGCCAGAACACGAGATGCAAGAACAATATTTTTGGACTTCTaatgatttttgtttggttgggaTTGTTGGACATAGCCTGAAGGAATTTTATTACATCGGTAATATGATAAACGAATATTTGTTGGATGAGTCATTCTCACTGGAAAAGGCCGAGGTTGTTACTCAATTTGAAGATGGTTGTGAACAACTTGCTTTTCGTATACTTAAACTTCTTACAGGGCTCTCCAACGTAGAACAACTAAAGCTTAGCGATTGCTTGATTTTGGTATGCCTGCCATCTCTCTttgtaaattcaaaatttactcTAAATATTAACATATTTGTGGAAAAATTAGACCCTTCTTTGCATTGCTTTTGCCATCTCCAAATAACTATTATGTTGTAGATTTTGGTTTGTGTTCAATTTCAAAAAAGGTGTGTGTTTGGTGATTTAACCATTCGTTTGCCTTTTATGAGAATTCTTGTTTTTGTAATACAACCAAATGGGGTTAGTATCTGTATATCGTTTGGGAAACCATTGGATAAGTGCTACTCATGCTTTCTTTTTTGAATGATGAAAGTTCCTATATGTCGCTTATATTCCTACTCTTAGGACGTGTACTATTGATATTTAACACAAAATCCTTTtgcccataaaaaataaaaaaaataaaaaacagaaatttctttttcttttgcttcgcAAAGACTTGAACcggtaatttaattattatgcaTTTCTTTTCCTATGCTTAGATTCTGATTCTTTTCCTATGCTTAGATGCTGTTGAATGCAGAAGGATGCCACCCTCATATGCTTCTGTTCGATGACCTGATGTTCAATAACCTGATGGATTTGATAattgttgaaaatatttatcttaACTATCCGTCACTAGTGAAGATATTGCAAAAAGCTCCTTGCCTTGGGACTC
Coding sequences within it:
- the LOC132171278 gene encoding F-box/LRR-repeat protein At4g14096-like isoform X2, which encodes MQKPNEEQDIDGSRKCLGNFSDEILVHILSFLPTTDAVRTSVLSRKWEYLWTSIPNLDFASSPANRSLLMNFVERALCLRDSSMKRFSLSCDGLVDASRVHSWVTTAIKRCDVQELHIKLREVEGFVGLPYCLFTFLEELKLENCSWGDLKFVSISAPKLHSLRIFENDMPEHEMQEQYFWTSNDFCLVGIVGHSLKEFYYIGNMINEYLLDESFSLEKAEVVTQFEDGCEQLAFRILKLLTGLSNVEQLKLSDCLILMLLNAEGCHPHMLLFDDLMFNNLMDLIIVENIYLNYPSLVKILQKAPCLGTLHFSGGVTILCDGESIDQIWDPVPPSFLSHLKWIKVSNYNEEDEDELSAVKFLLKNAVVLDEIIISFKKYSEVNLETESKVAKQLSELPRGSQNCKIILE
- the LOC132171278 gene encoding F-box/LRR-repeat protein At4g14103-like isoform X1; the protein is MQKPNEEQDIDGSRKCLGNFSDEILVHILSFLPTTDAVRTSVLSRKWEYLWTSIPNLDFASSPANRSLLMNFVERALCLRDSSMKRFSLSCDGLVDASRVHSWVTTAIKRCDVQELHIKLREVEGFVGLPYCLFTCKSLKSLSLDMLYVKLPNIICFSCLKILSIQRVTFSNESLTQKLFDGLPVLEELKLENCSWGDLKFVSISAPKLHSLRIFENDMPEHEMQEQYFWTSNDFCLVGIVGHSLKEFYYIGNMINEYLLDESFSLEKAEVVTQFEDGCEQLAFRILKLLTGLSNVEQLKLSDCLILMLLNAEGCHPHMLLFDDLMFNNLMDLIIVENIYLNYPSLVKILQKAPCLGTLHFSGGVTILCDGESIDQIWDPVPPSFLSHLKWIKVSNYNEEDEDELSAVKFLLKNAVVLDEIIISFKKYSEVNLETESKVAKQLSELPRGSQNCKIILE